A genomic window from Deltaproteobacteria bacterium PRO3 includes:
- a CDS encoding redoxin domain-containing protein produces the protein MRFKNIGLLFTLTLGLASTACSPPNSRPAPKQAWQVSAAHQALTRETQWLNTSRPLKPEDLAGRILLVDFWTYCCINCLHVMPDLHRLEKEFGRDLTVIGVHSGKFDNERDLENIRAAVLRYEIEHPVVNDAEFKIWNAFGTRAWPTFLLINPEGEVDRVYSGEGHYRELREDILRLKKDYAGKFRSDPLPMALEKEKAPPALLGFPGKLAYAPDLDRVFVSDSNRHRILGLQPDGTVVTEIGKDGEAGMRDGSFAEARFRGPQGLLYAGKKLYVADTENHLLRVVDLEAGKVSTIAGTGAQAVGTAPPLTGDKRERPLQRWPALQTPLSSPWDLAFYPDNSTIAIAMAGVHQLWSYDLAMQTLSVLAGNGRESIDDGAYPDNSLSQPSGLSAFGGKLYFIDSETSSLRELAYVPDYKVLLAKVRTLIGTGLFDFGFKDGKQGVARLQHPLGVWAEASGVYIADSYNHAIRRYDPGTGLLSTVAGNGTRGREDGPFEQARFNEPNAIIRVGEKFYVADTNNHAIRVLDPATKTVSTLELRLPSAAPSARPAEKLPNLKTRERLALAAGIPIPWSLQLPEGWKLNAEAPSALRLFELKPEGANLLRAYPRAELLAKQLSLPALQAGGRYLLQGTFYYCREGKEALCFLQSAEAEISGAKEGAAVVSWKIDP, from the coding sequence ATGCGTTTTAAAAATATAGGGTTACTGTTCACCCTGACTTTAGGGCTGGCTTCCACCGCCTGCTCGCCCCCCAACTCTAGGCCTGCTCCAAAACAGGCCTGGCAGGTATCTGCCGCCCACCAGGCCCTGACTAGGGAGACGCAATGGCTCAACACCTCCCGCCCCCTGAAGCCCGAGGACCTCGCCGGGCGCATCCTGCTCGTCGACTTCTGGACCTACTGCTGCATCAACTGCCTGCACGTCATGCCCGACCTGCACCGGCTGGAGAAGGAGTTCGGCCGCGACCTGACGGTGATCGGCGTCCACTCGGGCAAGTTCGACAACGAGCGCGACCTGGAAAACATCCGCGCCGCCGTGCTGCGCTACGAGATCGAGCACCCCGTGGTGAACGACGCGGAGTTCAAGATCTGGAACGCCTTCGGCACCCGCGCCTGGCCGACCTTCCTCCTCATCAATCCCGAAGGAGAGGTGGACCGCGTCTACAGCGGAGAAGGCCACTATCGAGAGCTCCGCGAGGACATCCTGCGGCTGAAGAAAGACTATGCGGGGAAGTTCCGTAGCGACCCCTTGCCGATGGCCCTGGAAAAGGAGAAGGCGCCGCCCGCCTTGCTCGGCTTTCCCGGCAAACTGGCCTACGCGCCCGACTTGGACCGGGTCTTCGTCTCCGACTCCAACCGGCATCGCATCTTGGGCCTGCAGCCGGACGGCACGGTGGTGACGGAGATCGGCAAGGACGGCGAGGCGGGAATGCGCGACGGAAGCTTCGCGGAGGCAAGGTTTCGCGGGCCGCAGGGTTTGTTGTATGCGGGTAAGAAGCTCTACGTAGCGGACACTGAAAATCACCTGCTGCGCGTCGTGGATTTGGAGGCCGGAAAAGTAAGCACGATCGCCGGTACCGGCGCCCAAGCCGTAGGGACCGCTCCCCCCTTAACAGGAGACAAGCGCGAACGGCCCCTCCAGCGTTGGCCTGCGCTGCAGACGCCCTTATCCAGCCCCTGGGATCTCGCCTTCTATCCGGACAATAGCACTATCGCCATCGCCATGGCCGGCGTCCACCAGCTCTGGAGCTACGACCTCGCGATGCAAACCCTGTCGGTCCTCGCCGGCAACGGCCGCGAGTCCATCGACGACGGCGCCTATCCCGACAATTCCCTCTCCCAGCCCAGCGGCCTGAGCGCCTTCGGCGGTAAGCTCTACTTTATCGACTCCGAGACCAGCTCGCTGCGCGAGCTTGCCTACGTGCCGGACTACAAGGTGCTCCTGGCGAAGGTCCGCACCCTGATCGGCACCGGCCTCTTCGACTTCGGATTTAAAGACGGCAAGCAGGGCGTGGCGCGGCTGCAGCACCCGCTGGGCGTCTGGGCCGAGGCCTCGGGTGTCTACATCGCCGACAGCTACAACCACGCGATCCGTCGCTACGACCCCGGCACCGGCCTTTTGTCCACGGTGGCTGGAAACGGGACGCGCGGCCGCGAGGACGGTCCCTTCGAGCAGGCGCGCTTCAACGAGCCCAACGCGATCATCCGCGTCGGCGAGAAATTCTACGTTGCCGACACCAATAACCACGCGATCCGTGTCCTGGATCCGGCGACGAAGACGGTCTCGACGCTGGAGCTGCGCCTGCCCTCGGCGGCTCCCTCCGCCCGGCCCGCCGAGAAGCTCCCCAATCTCAAGACCCGCGAGCGGCTCGCCTTGGCTGCGGGGATCCCGATACCCTGGTCCCTGCAATTGCCCGAGGGCTGGAAGCTCAACGCCGAGGCGCCCAGCGCCCTGCGGCTCTTCGAGCTCAAGCCGGAGGGGGCGAACTTGCTGCGCGCCTATCCGCGCGCGGAGCTCTTGGCCAAGCAGCTCTCCCTGCCGGCCTTGCAAGCGGGTGGCCGCTACCTGCTGCAAGGCACCTTTTACTATTGTCGCGAGGGCAAAGAGGCCTTATGTTTTCTGCAAAGCGCCGAGGCGGAGATCTCGGGCGCGAAGGAAGGCGCCGCGGTGGTGAGTTGGAAGATTGATCCGTAA
- a CDS encoding vanomycin resistance protein VanB: protein MRSRWKNLALASACMAAFGTAGLLYAQRPFRARMAAYVTDLSARSFAQKRNIQQASQAFSGKILLPGEVFSLNDAAGPYTEVRGFLSERGFAEASLIQTPGGGVCQVASTLYQAARRAGLEIVERVPHTGPVASVPRGEDATVVYGYADLKFRNPHPYPVKIVSSLAQQQLRIEIWGKEKNDVERPL from the coding sequence ATGCGCAGCAGATGGAAAAACCTCGCCTTGGCCTCGGCCTGTATGGCGGCATTCGGGACGGCGGGCCTGCTCTACGCGCAGCGGCCCTTCCGCGCGCGGATGGCGGCCTACGTGACGGATCTCTCCGCGCGCAGCTTCGCCCAGAAGCGCAATATTCAACAGGCGAGCCAAGCCTTTTCGGGAAAAATCCTCCTGCCCGGCGAGGTCTTCTCGCTCAACGACGCGGCGGGGCCCTACACCGAGGTCCGCGGTTTCCTGTCCGAGCGCGGTTTCGCCGAGGCGAGCCTAATTCAGACCCCCGGCGGCGGCGTCTGCCAGGTGGCCTCCACGCTCTACCAGGCCGCGCGGCGCGCCGGCCTCGAGATCGTCGAGCGCGTCCCGCACACCGGCCCGGTCGCCTCGGTCCCCCGCGGCGAGGACGCCACGGTGGTCTACGGCTACGCCGATTTGAAATTCCGCAATCCCCATCCATACCCCGTCAAGATCGTCTCGAGCCTCGCGCAGCAGCAGCTGCGCATCGAGATATGGGGCAAGGAGAAGAACGATGTCGAACGCCCTCTCTAA
- a CDS encoding SpoIID/LytB domain-containing protein, which translates to MNASRLHIQVALALAGRLCVWGLLCLALNLCGFRLFAAELEVKVGVLSRYGLTSVVLQGAGLQVWGEGIQGESRFLEAPRDSVALWAVGNGVAVGGNVPFRKLRVRSTAGRISVTDGKVLFGRFGGELRVEARDGRLGFVESLPLEAYVRRVLAGEMSEDFPMEAQKAQAVLIRSYALAHRGRHAAEGFDFCDLTHCQTYGGLAAESGIRDEALRATRSLVMSHGGKPIEGLFHSTCGGHTSANQRVFGGRPLPYLQGVDDRDYCAASPHSVWSGRIPLEKISAALAVDDRLRASIPLHGLAAGDREPGGRVFSMRLPGPRSGEIATMEFLSRVGKALGWNQVKSNWFDVTVEEGVAVFHGRGLGHGVGLCQWGARGMALSGSRFDEILRHYFPGAQLRRLP; encoded by the coding sequence ATGAACGCGTCCCGGCTTCATATTCAAGTTGCCTTGGCCTTGGCCGGGCGCCTGTGCGTCTGGGGGCTCTTGTGCTTGGCCCTCAACCTTTGCGGGTTCCGTCTCTTCGCCGCCGAACTCGAGGTCAAGGTGGGTGTTCTTTCCAGGTATGGATTGACCTCTGTCGTCTTGCAGGGTGCCGGGCTGCAGGTATGGGGAGAGGGGATCCAGGGTGAATCGCGTTTCTTGGAGGCTCCCCGAGATTCCGTGGCCTTGTGGGCCGTCGGGAACGGAGTAGCGGTGGGAGGAAACGTCCCTTTTCGAAAACTGCGCGTGCGCTCGACCGCGGGTCGGATCTCGGTGACCGACGGGAAGGTTTTGTTTGGGCGCTTCGGTGGCGAGCTGCGAGTCGAGGCCAGGGACGGGCGGCTCGGCTTTGTCGAAAGTTTGCCTTTGGAAGCTTATGTCCGGCGTGTGCTTGCCGGCGAGATGTCGGAGGATTTCCCCATGGAGGCCCAAAAGGCCCAGGCGGTCCTGATCCGCTCCTACGCGCTGGCCCACCGCGGGCGGCACGCGGCGGAGGGTTTCGACTTCTGCGACCTCACGCATTGTCAGACCTACGGCGGACTCGCGGCCGAATCCGGTATCCGCGACGAGGCCCTGCGCGCCACTCGCTCGCTGGTGATGAGTCACGGCGGCAAGCCGATCGAGGGGCTCTTTCACTCCACCTGCGGCGGGCATACCAGCGCCAATCAACGGGTCTTCGGCGGGAGGCCCTTGCCCTATTTGCAAGGCGTGGACGATCGAGACTATTGCGCCGCGTCACCGCATTCGGTTTGGTCCGGCCGCATTCCGCTGGAGAAGATCTCCGCCGCCTTGGCCGTGGACGATCGGCTGCGGGCGAGTATCCCGCTCCACGGCCTCGCCGCCGGCGATCGCGAGCCGGGCGGACGCGTCTTTTCTATGCGGCTTCCGGGGCCGCGCTCGGGGGAGATCGCGACGATGGAGTTTCTCTCCCGCGTCGGGAAGGCCTTGGGGTGGAACCAGGTGAAGAGCAATTGGTTCGACGTTACGGTGGAGGAGGGCGTCGCGGTCTTTCACGGCCGCGGATTGGGGCACGGCGTCGGTCTCTGCCAATGGGGCGCGCGTGGCATGGCCCTCTCCGGGTCTCGCTTCGACGAGATCCTTCGTCATTACTTCCCGGGTGCCCAACTTCGCCGTCTCCCCTAA
- a CDS encoding AMMECR1 domain-containing protein, which translates to MDRKPVLLRKTMRSLFFQYLVGVFSGIFLLLSSAPCLGQEDPLSRLRAIRSSPQLRAQLAAVIDVAVRRAFGEAVAMPEGLDSVFLGPMGVFVTAKRGEEVRGCMGSLAPKKGSLAEEISANLQLAFFRDPRHRPIHREELAGMKIYLSATGAPAPIERWGSVSPARDAILLKSGAKEAVVLPGEARTQRYLLAFAKAKAGVKKDEAFRLYRLPVEVVEADWTAP; encoded by the coding sequence ATGGATAGAAAACCGGTCCTATTGCGGAAGACGATGCGAAGCTTGTTTTTTCAATATCTGGTAGGAGTTTTTTCGGGGATTTTCCTGCTCCTTTCCTCGGCGCCCTGCCTCGGCCAAGAAGACCCGCTTTCGCGCCTTCGCGCGATTCGATCCTCGCCCCAACTGCGAGCCCAATTGGCAGCGGTCATCGACGTCGCCGTCCGGCGCGCCTTCGGCGAGGCTGTGGCAATGCCGGAAGGTTTGGATAGTGTGTTTCTCGGGCCGATGGGAGTCTTCGTCACCGCCAAGCGCGGGGAAGAGGTGCGCGGTTGTATGGGCAGCCTCGCGCCGAAGAAGGGCAGCCTGGCGGAAGAGATCTCCGCCAATTTGCAGTTGGCGTTTTTTCGGGATCCCCGGCATCGGCCCATCCACCGCGAGGAGTTGGCGGGGATGAAAATCTACCTCAGCGCGACGGGGGCCCCGGCCCCGATCGAGCGCTGGGGCTCGGTTTCCCCGGCGCGGGACGCGATCTTGCTGAAGTCGGGCGCCAAGGAGGCCGTGGTGCTGCCAGGGGAGGCGCGGACCCAAAGGTATTTGCTGGCCTTTGCCAAGGCGAAGGCGGGCGTCAAGAAAGACGAGGCCTTTCGCTTGTATCGATTGCCGGTGGAGGTGGTCGAGGCGGACTGGACGGCGCCTTAG
- a CDS encoding CoA activase has translation MAPRHLMIGMDVGSTTVKACVVDPQSLEILWSDYQRHETRQGEKVMEFLVRIGHEFQDVPKENIRLFVTGSGAGPLAEPLGAKFVQEVNAVTLAVEKLHPDVGSVVELGGQDAKIIIYKENEETGQKQAITSMNDKCASGTGATIDKCMIKVGAEPKLVGQLHFDGSKLHHVAAKCGVFAETDIVNLVKSGIPSNEILCSLADAIVMQNLSVLTRGNTLRHRVLLLGGPNTYLPFLQECWRKRIPETWNERNYPYPKDVPIEELIYVPENSQYYAAYGAVIYGTYEEAGVGIYKGLDDLKHFLTFGRKAMLGEKAGKPLVKSVEELEAFRKEYSIPKFEPKAVEAGETVRGFIGLDGGSTSSKAVLVDEDGEILLKAYQLSKGNPIADTKEILQQMRDYYAQRGATLEVLGFGATGYAADVLQETVKADVNIVETVAHMMSAVHFFGDVDVICDIGGQDIKVLFMQNGDIKNFRLSNQCSAGNGMLLQAMADQFGIKVQDYAETAFNAGLAPKFSYGCAVFLDSDRVNFQKEGYAKEELLAGLAQVLPKNVWQYVVQIPRMAELGRRFVLQGGTQYNLAAVKAQVDYIKERVPNAEVLVHPHTGEAGAIGAAMETRRVVQRRGYSTFIGLDAAIGLKYTSRNDESTVCHFCPNNCSRTFIDTVTPEGATSRYISGFSCEKGTVESKEAMLELSKKRNELKKHYPNLVDFEAHVLFNSHEYQSLPEDKTQIEDIAVKKTLFGNVKRVPIKRGFVRSGKEAADKRRGLRIGIPRVLNIYSSAPIWKTYFECLGLLPNNIVFSDYTSEEMWSEGGKYGSIDPCYPSKVSQAHIHNLLFHKHKPEKPLNYIFFPILTHIPSGLKNVMDNACCPIVSGAPEVMKAAFTKENNFFAERGITYLDPALTLNEPTLFKKQMFNAFGEILGVTEDESDWAVDQGWKALERLDQTLQTKGRQILDDAEAKNKMVLLLIGRPYHTDPGLNHSVLDEFQVLGYPVLSMRSLPRDPEYLAKLFKKDLEAGIISSPLEVTDVWPENYSANSAQKVWAAKFASRHPNIAVLDLSSFKCGHDAPTYGIIDKIIGTSGTPYSALHDIDANKPGGSIKIRVKTYAHSLSLREEALEDLAKKKEELKRRLEERRAQLTDPNFGKSEEEEEARYAEAV, from the coding sequence ATGGCACCTCGTCACCTCATGATCGGCATGGACGTCGGTTCGACCACCGTGAAGGCCTGCGTCGTCGACCCGCAAAGCCTCGAAATTTTATGGAGCGACTACCAGCGCCACGAGACCCGCCAGGGCGAGAAGGTGATGGAGTTCCTGGTGCGCATCGGCCACGAGTTCCAAGACGTCCCCAAAGAGAACATCCGCCTCTTCGTCACCGGCTCCGGCGCCGGCCCCTTGGCCGAGCCGCTGGGCGCGAAGTTCGTCCAAGAGGTCAACGCGGTCACCTTGGCCGTCGAAAAACTCCATCCCGACGTCGGCTCCGTCGTCGAGCTGGGCGGCCAGGACGCGAAGATCATCATCTATAAAGAAAACGAAGAGACCGGACAGAAGCAGGCCATCACCTCGATGAACGACAAGTGCGCCTCCGGCACCGGCGCCACCATCGACAAGTGCATGATCAAGGTCGGCGCCGAGCCCAAGCTGGTCGGCCAGCTGCACTTCGACGGTTCCAAGCTCCACCACGTCGCCGCCAAGTGCGGCGTCTTCGCCGAGACCGACATCGTCAACTTGGTCAAGTCGGGCATCCCCTCCAACGAGATCCTCTGCTCGTTGGCCGACGCCATCGTCATGCAGAACCTCTCGGTGCTCACGCGCGGCAACACCCTGCGCCACCGCGTGCTGCTGCTGGGCGGGCCCAACACCTACCTGCCCTTCCTGCAAGAGTGCTGGCGCAAGCGCATCCCCGAGACCTGGAACGAGCGCAATTATCCCTATCCCAAGGACGTCCCGATCGAAGAGCTGATCTACGTCCCGGAAAATTCGCAGTACTACGCCGCCTACGGCGCGGTGATCTACGGCACCTACGAAGAGGCCGGCGTCGGCATTTACAAGGGCCTGGACGATCTCAAGCACTTCCTCACCTTCGGCCGCAAGGCCATGCTGGGCGAGAAGGCCGGCAAGCCGCTGGTCAAGTCGGTCGAAGAGCTCGAGGCCTTCCGCAAGGAGTATTCCATCCCCAAGTTCGAGCCGAAGGCCGTCGAGGCGGGCGAGACGGTGCGCGGATTCATCGGCCTGGACGGCGGCTCGACCTCGTCGAAGGCGGTCCTGGTCGACGAGGACGGCGAGATCCTGCTCAAGGCCTACCAGCTCTCCAAGGGCAACCCGATCGCCGACACCAAAGAGATCCTCCAGCAGATGAGGGACTACTACGCGCAGCGCGGGGCGACGCTCGAGGTGCTGGGCTTCGGCGCCACCGGCTACGCCGCCGACGTCCTGCAAGAGACGGTCAAGGCCGACGTCAACATCGTCGAGACCGTCGCGCACATGATGTCGGCCGTGCACTTTTTCGGCGACGTCGACGTGATCTGCGACATCGGCGGCCAGGACATCAAGGTCCTGTTCATGCAGAACGGCGACATCAAAAATTTCCGCCTTTCCAACCAGTGCTCGGCGGGCAACGGCATGCTGCTGCAGGCGATGGCCGACCAGTTCGGCATCAAGGTGCAGGATTATGCCGAGACCGCCTTCAACGCCGGCCTGGCGCCCAAGTTCAGCTACGGCTGCGCGGTCTTCCTCGACAGCGACCGGGTCAATTTCCAAAAAGAGGGCTACGCCAAGGAAGAGCTGCTCGCGGGCCTAGCCCAGGTCCTGCCGAAAAACGTCTGGCAGTACGTCGTGCAGATCCCGCGCATGGCCGAGCTGGGCCGCCGCTTCGTCCTGCAGGGCGGCACGCAGTACAACCTGGCCGCAGTCAAGGCCCAGGTCGACTACATCAAAGAGCGCGTCCCCAACGCCGAGGTCCTCGTCCACCCGCACACCGGCGAGGCCGGGGCCATCGGCGCCGCCATGGAGACCCGCCGCGTCGTGCAGCGCCGCGGCTACTCGACCTTCATCGGCCTCGACGCGGCGATCGGGCTCAAGTACACCAGCCGCAACGACGAGTCGACGGTCTGCCACTTCTGCCCCAACAATTGCAGCCGCACCTTCATCGACACGGTCACGCCCGAGGGCGCCACCAGCCGCTACATCTCGGGCTTCAGCTGCGAGAAGGGCACGGTCGAATCCAAAGAGGCCATGCTCGAGCTCAGCAAGAAGCGCAACGAGCTTAAAAAACACTATCCCAACCTGGTCGACTTCGAGGCCCACGTCCTCTTCAACAGCCACGAGTATCAGTCTTTGCCGGAAGACAAGACCCAGATCGAGGACATCGCGGTCAAGAAGACCCTCTTCGGCAACGTCAAGCGCGTCCCGATCAAGCGCGGCTTCGTCCGCTCCGGCAAAGAGGCGGCCGACAAGCGCCGCGGCCTGCGCATCGGCATCCCGCGCGTGCTCAACATCTACAGCAGCGCGCCCATCTGGAAGACCTACTTCGAGTGTCTGGGGCTCTTGCCCAACAACATCGTCTTCTCCGACTACACTTCCGAGGAGATGTGGTCCGAGGGCGGCAAGTACGGCTCGATCGACCCCTGCTATCCCTCGAAGGTCTCGCAGGCCCACATCCACAACCTGCTCTTCCACAAGCACAAGCCCGAGAAGCCGCTCAACTACATTTTCTTCCCCATCCTGACGCACATCCCCTCGGGCCTGAAGAACGTCATGGACAACGCCTGCTGCCCCATCGTCTCGGGCGCCCCCGAGGTCATGAAGGCGGCCTTCACCAAAGAGAACAACTTCTTCGCCGAGCGCGGCATCACTTACCTGGACCCGGCGCTCACCCTCAACGAGCCGACCTTGTTCAAGAAGCAGATGTTCAACGCCTTCGGCGAGATCCTGGGCGTCACCGAAGACGAGAGCGACTGGGCCGTCGACCAGGGCTGGAAGGCCTTGGAGCGCCTCGACCAGACCTTGCAGACCAAGGGCCGTCAGATCCTCGACGACGCCGAGGCGAAAAACAAGATGGTCCTCCTGCTGATCGGTCGCCCCTACCACACCGATCCGGGCCTGAACCACAGCGTCTTGGACGAATTCCAGGTGCTGGGCTATCCCGTGCTCTCGATGCGCTCGCTGCCGCGCGACCCCGAGTACCTGGCCAAGCTCTTCAAGAAAGATCTCGAGGCCGGCATTATCTCTTCGCCCCTCGAGGTCACCGACGTTTGGCCCGAAAACTACTCGGCCAACAGCGCGCAGAAGGTCTGGGCCGCCAAGTTCGCCTCGCGGCATCCCAACATCGCGGTCCTCGACTTAAGCAGCTTCAAGTGCGGCCACGACGCGCCGACCTACGGCATCATCGACAAGATCATCGGGACCAGCGGCACGCCGTACTCCGCCCTGCACGACATCGACGCCAACAAGCCGGGCGGCTCGATCAAGATCCGCGTCAAGACCTACGCCCACTCGCTCTCGCTGCGGGAAGAGGCCCTGGAAGACCTGGCCAAGAAGAAAGAAGAATTGAAGCGCCGCCTCGAGGAGAGACGCGCGCAGCTCACCGATCCCAATTTTGGAAAATCCGAAGAAGAAGAGGAGGCCCGCTATGCCGAAGCCGTCTAA
- a CDS encoding bacterioferritin, protein MPKPDSGSNKKIMDCLNRIFQKEMSGIHRYLHYSFMIMGHNRIPIQKWFRDKANEGMIHAVQIGEKITALGGHPSLESAPVPETKSHNIDDILKESLAFEQNALEDYIQLVKLSGEDIALEEMARDFVRQETEHLEEVEKMLRKNK, encoded by the coding sequence ATGCCCAAGCCCGATTCCGGCTCCAACAAGAAGATCATGGACTGTCTCAACCGCATCTTCCAAAAAGAGATGTCCGGAATTCACCGCTACCTCCATTACTCCTTCATGATCATGGGCCATAACCGCATCCCCATCCAAAAGTGGTTCCGCGACAAGGCCAACGAGGGCATGATTCACGCCGTTCAGATCGGCGAGAAGATCACCGCCCTAGGCGGGCATCCCTCGCTCGAGAGCGCCCCGGTCCCCGAGACCAAGTCGCACAATATCGACGATATCCTGAAAGAAAGCCTCGCATTCGAACAAAACGCCCTCGAAGACTATATCCAATTGGTCAAGCTCTCCGGGGAGGACATCGCTTTGGAAGAAATGGCTCGCGATTTTGTCCGCCAAGAGACTGAGCACCTCGAAGAAGTCGAAAAGATGCTACGGAAAAATAAATGA
- a CDS encoding 2-hydroxyglutaryl-CoA dehydratase, which translates to MPQAPLSVIEAELARFEEEERRRLGLDQAPKQKQWKDTVNRAFYADQRAHTTILVSGLTMAHDLFVKAGLTGLGYTIKALDCPDNEALQTGKEYGNRGQCNPTYFTVGNLVKYLINLRDKEGMSTEDIVNKHVFLTAGGCGPCRFGMYVTEYRKALTDAGFPNFRVMLFEPNGGMHQATGQEVGLKMDKDFFLTLAKAIFVGDALNAIMYRIRPYEVEKGATDKAVEQCREIIMKALSERKGLLKSLRRCRKILQAVQVDRTLVKPKVSVIGEFWAMTTEGEGNYRLQRFLEEEGAEVDIQLIAGWILYNIWQARVDTRQRMVLKHSDAEARKGLKTTQVAKKFATLWVAEKAVRLTFKIFASCLGLKNYKLPDMEENARVAAEHYNTELRGGEGHMEVGKLIQNVIHKKAHMTISVKPFGCMPSSGVSDGVQSVITERYPEAIFLPIETSGDGAVNVYSRIQMMLFKAKRAAEEEYETLLKNKRLSVEKLRTKLAKRAKLQRATHYSPHVVAGTAANLVAEVA; encoded by the coding sequence ATGCCCCAAGCCCCCCTCTCCGTCATCGAGGCCGAACTGGCCCGGTTTGAAGAGGAAGAGCGCAGGCGCCTGGGCCTCGACCAGGCTCCCAAGCAGAAGCAGTGGAAAGACACGGTCAACCGCGCCTTCTACGCCGACCAGCGCGCGCACACGACCATCCTGGTCTCGGGCCTCACCATGGCCCACGACCTCTTCGTCAAGGCGGGCCTGACCGGTCTGGGCTATACCATCAAGGCCCTGGACTGCCCCGACAACGAGGCCCTGCAGACCGGCAAAGAGTACGGCAACCGCGGGCAGTGCAACCCCACGTATTTCACCGTCGGCAACCTGGTGAAGTACCTGATCAACCTCCGCGACAAAGAAGGCATGTCCACCGAGGACATCGTCAACAAGCACGTCTTTCTCACCGCGGGCGGCTGCGGTCCCTGCCGCTTCGGGATGTACGTCACCGAGTACCGCAAGGCCCTGACCGACGCGGGTTTCCCGAATTTCCGCGTCATGCTCTTCGAGCCGAACGGCGGCATGCACCAGGCCACCGGCCAAGAGGTCGGCCTGAAGATGGACAAGGACTTCTTCCTCACCCTTGCCAAGGCGATCTTCGTCGGCGACGCGCTCAACGCGATCATGTATCGCATCCGTCCCTACGAGGTCGAGAAGGGCGCCACCGACAAGGCCGTCGAGCAATGCCGCGAGATCATCATGAAGGCCTTGAGCGAGCGCAAGGGCCTGCTGAAAAGCCTGCGCCGTTGCCGCAAGATCCTGCAGGCCGTGCAGGTCGACCGCACCCTGGTCAAGCCCAAGGTCAGCGTGATCGGCGAGTTTTGGGCGATGACCACCGAGGGCGAGGGCAACTACCGCCTGCAGCGCTTCTTGGAAGAGGAGGGCGCCGAGGTCGACATCCAGTTGATCGCCGGCTGGATCCTCTACAACATCTGGCAGGCCCGCGTCGACACCCGGCAGCGCATGGTCCTGAAGCATTCCGACGCCGAGGCGCGCAAGGGGCTGAAGACCACCCAGGTGGCCAAGAAGTTCGCCACCCTGTGGGTGGCCGAGAAGGCGGTGCGCCTGACTTTCAAGATCTTCGCCTCCTGCCTGGGCCTGAAAAACTACAAGCTCCCCGACATGGAAGAAAACGCCCGCGTCGCGGCCGAGCACTACAACACCGAGCTGCGCGGCGGCGAGGGCCACATGGAAGTGGGCAAACTCATCCAGAACGTGATCCACAAGAAGGCGCACATGACCATCTCGGTGAAGCCCTTCGGCTGCATGCCCTCGAGCGGCGTCAGCGACGGCGTGCAGAGCGTCATCACCGAGCGCTACCCCGAGGCCATCTTCCTCCCCATCGAGACCAGCGGGGACGGGGCGGTCAACGTGTACAGCCGCATCCAGATGATGCTCTTCAAGGCCAAGCGCGCGGCCGAGGAAGAGTACGAAACTCTGCTCAAAAACAAGCGGCTCTCCGTGGAAAAGCTGAGGACCAAGCTGGCCAAGCGCGCCAAGCTGCAGCGGGCTACCCACTATAGCCCCCATGTGGTGGCGGGGACGGCGGCCAACTTGGTCGCCGAGGTGGCCTAA
- a CDS encoding GlsB/YeaQ/YmgE family stress response membrane protein: protein MHWFWFILIGLVAGWLAGLIMRGRGFGAVGNVVVGIVGALVGGFLFRTLGVSAGGTIGSLVTALVGALVLIFLIQLFKRV from the coding sequence ATGCACTGGTTCTGGTTCATCCTCATCGGACTTGTCGCCGGCTGGCTCGCCGGCCTCATCATGCGCGGCCGCGGCTTCGGCGCGGTCGGCAACGTCGTCGTCGGGATCGTCGGCGCCCTCGTGGGCGGCTTTCTCTTTCGCACCTTGGGCGTTTCCGCGGGCGGGACGATCGGATCCCTCGTCACTGCCTTGGTCGGCGCCCTCGTCCTGATCTTCCTGATTCAGCTCTTCAAGAGAGTTTGA